The following DNA comes from Synechococcus sp. CC9616.
GTTGCGACTTTCCGGTGAATCCGCCACGGCCACGGCCACGGCGGCTTCGGTTCTGGCGGAAAGGATCCGCCCCCTCTGTCAGCAGCAAAAGTGGTGGCTGGTTGGCCCGGCACCAGCACCGGTGGCTCGGGTGGCTGGCCGAAGCCGTTGGCAGCTTCTGCTGCATGGCCCCGCCGAATCGGCTCTGCCGTTGCCCGCTGGCCAGCAGCTTTGGGACTCCCTGCCGCGGGGCGTGGCACTGTCCGTGGATCCGGATCCTCTGGAGCTCTGATCAGGAGGGGAGTTCAGGAAAACCGAAGCCCAACTGTCGGCGTTTGATCTGCAGAGCAGCACTCAAAAGCAAAAGGGCGAGCACAGCAAGGCTTCCGAGCCCCAGCCGACTCCAGCGCCAGTGCCGCAGCTCGAGCCTGGTGCCCTCGCTGCCCTCGTTCAGGGCTCTGGATTCACCATGGTCAAGGGAGAGGCTGAGGCTCAGCCCTGGAATCTTGAGGGCGGAGTCGGGCTCGAGGCTCACGCTCAGGTTCTGACGGATGCCGATCAGAAAGTTCTGTTCTTTCAGATCAATCCCTGGGACGGGAAGGGGCAGTCCGGTTGTTTCCGACACGATCCTCACAAGATCATCCATGGCGTGCTGCAACTCCTCTGCGGAGAGAATCTCGCTGCTGATCAGCTCGCTTCCGGGACGGGGATGCCGGATGCTCCAAGCCGGCAGATCCCGTTTCAACCGCGACTCGAAGCGTTGCTGCCACGGCAGCAGTTGCCCTGAGTCGTTCTGAATCTGCCAGGTGAGTTGCAGGCGATCGGCCCCATGGGTGCTCAGATCCGCCTCAACCCTCATGCAGCCACTGAGAAGAAGCGTCAGTCCCAGCAGCACCGCGGCCACCAGTGCTGCGAAACCAATGGTTGGTGATTTGGTCGGACCCGTCGGCGGTGGTGGTGGTGGCTTGGGCCGCCGCGATCGCCGGCGCGAAGCGACGACTGGAGACGCGCTGCCTGTTGCGCTCATCTCCAGATCGGGGAGGCGCATCGACCAACGCTCCGGTCTGGCGAGGCTTGGTGATTCGAGGATGGTCAACAGCTGCTTGGCTTGCTGACGCAGGTCTGGATCCTGGCTGCGACTCAACACGCGGCAGGTGTTGATGGCTTTCTCGTCATCGCCGCGCCCCATCCAGGCTGTGATCATCAGAAAACGCACGCGCGCTCCCTCCGGATCCGGCAGGGGACGGCTTTCAGCGAGGGGCGTCAGGAACGCCAGACACTGGCCGTAGTCACCCCGTTCCAGGGCCGCTTCAGCGGTACGCAGATCCAGCGGCGCCGCTTGTTCATCCACGGCTCAGCTGTGTCCCACCACCATCGTGCCAATGCCGGCATCGGTGAACACCTCCAGCAGCAGAGCGTGGGGAACGCGGCCATCAATGATGTGAGCGGCCGCCACTCCCTGGGCCAGAGCGCGGATGCAGCATTCCGTTTTGGGGGTCATGCCGCCGGCAACGATGCCGTCGTGAATCAGTTGGCGTGCCTCCGGCAGCTTGAGCTTGCGGATCAGCGAGGCGGGGTCGTCCTTGTCCTCAAGGATCCCTGGGGTATCGGTGAGCAGGATGAGTTTTTCCGCCTCCATCGCCGCCGCCAGTTCGCCGGCCACCGTGTCGGCATTGATGTTGTGGGATTGCCCGTCAGGGGTTGCGGCAACGCTCGAGATCACCGGCAGATAACCCTTTTCCAGCAAAGGTTCGAGCAGGTCGGGGTTGACACGCGCCACATCACCAACAAAGCCGTGGCTGCCTTCTCCCCAAGGACGTGCCTCCACGAGGCGTCCGTCGCTGCCACTCAGTCCGACAGCGCGGGCTCCGAGTTGATTCAGACCATTCACGATCTGCTTGTTGACGCGCCCCACCAGCACCATTTCCACCACATCCATGGTGTCGGCGTCGGTGACGCGGAGGCCGTCGCGAAACTCCGCAGGAATTTCAAGCCGTTTCAGCCATGAGTTGATTTCAGGCCCCCCGCCATGCACCACGACTGGCTGCACTCCCACGCATGCCAGCAGCGCAAGGTCGCGGAAGACCGCCTCCCGTAGCTCGGCATGGGCCATCGCGGCTCCGCCGTATTTGATCACGATGCGCCGGCCGGCGAAGCGCTGGATGTAAGGCAACGCCTCACTCAGGACGGACACCCTCAGGGCATCGTCACCGGACTGGCTCGGATCAGCCATTGACAGCTGGAATCAGGAGCAGGTCGAGGTGCTCCTCGTCCAGGGGCACCAGTTTTGCTTGCAAACCTTTCGCGAAGAAACGCCCCAGTCGATCCTGTTTGTCGTGCCAGCGTTCGTGGGCTACCGCATTCAGTTCGAAGCGGAGCCTTAGTCCATAGCCACCGGTTTCAGTCAGTTCCTCGACCTCAAGCAGTTGGGGAGGATTGTCCTCATCCCAGAGCTTGAGGGCCTCCAGCGAGGATTCCAGATGGGCTTTCTGGCCGTAACGCCAACGGGTGACATCACTGAGCAGCTTGCCCAGCTCGGGGGGAGCCTGTTCGCGTTCTTGCTTGAGGGCCTCCTTCGGGGTGATCCGTCGAGCAGGGGGCAACTCGGATGATTTCAGGGCCAACCCTCCCAGAAGGATCGGGATGCCATAAAAAATCGTTGGAAGGCTCAGATTGGCACTGCCTGTGGTGTAGGCAACGGCACCAACCACGGTGAGCGCACCTCCAGCGACCGTTACCAGGCTGCCTGGAGAAAAGAGGTCGTTCATGAACGCCTTGGATTGGACGTCATTGTGACCCGCCAGCCATCAGGATGTGGTGGTGATCACTCTCCCCAGCCTTGCCCGAGTCGTCATCGGATGAATTGCAGCCTCTGCTCCAACAGCTGGATGAGGACCGTGCCTGGCTGCTGGAACAGATCGATCGTGGTCGCTGGCCTGACCTGCGGCTTGATTTGGCGGCTCTGGAGAGAGAACTCGGCCAGATGCTGAGTCGCGCCTCGGAACTGCAGGACGAGTCCGGCCAGGGGTGAGGTCAGAACGGGATCTCATCTGTGTCCGGCACAAGCGGTGCCGCATTCCAGCTGGCTGCTTCAGGCGCAGCCTGAGCTGCCGGAGGCGTTTTGGCTGGACGTTGCTCGGTTGCGGGCGTGCCCGTCGCTGCTCCGCTGCTGCCAGCACCGAT
Coding sequences within:
- a CDS encoding DUF3153 domain-containing protein; protein product: MDEQAAPLDLRTAEAALERGDYGQCLAFLTPLAESRPLPDPEGARVRFLMITAWMGRGDDEKAINTCRVLSRSQDPDLRQQAKQLLTILESPSLARPERWSMRLPDLEMSATGSASPVVASRRRSRRPKPPPPPPTGPTKSPTIGFAALVAAVLLGLTLLLSGCMRVEADLSTHGADRLQLTWQIQNDSGQLLPWQQRFESRLKRDLPAWSIRHPRPGSELISSEILSAEELQHAMDDLVRIVSETTGLPLPVPGIDLKEQNFLIGIRQNLSVSLEPDSALKIPGLSLSLSLDHGESRALNEGSEGTRLELRHWRWSRLGLGSLAVLALLLLSAALQIKRRQLGFGFPELPS
- the argB gene encoding acetylglutamate kinase → MADPSQSGDDALRVSVLSEALPYIQRFAGRRIVIKYGGAAMAHAELREAVFRDLALLACVGVQPVVVHGGGPEINSWLKRLEIPAEFRDGLRVTDADTMDVVEMVLVGRVNKQIVNGLNQLGARAVGLSGSDGRLVEARPWGEGSHGFVGDVARVNPDLLEPLLEKGYLPVISSVAATPDGQSHNINADTVAGELAAAMEAEKLILLTDTPGILEDKDDPASLIRKLKLPEARQLIHDGIVAGGMTPKTECCIRALAQGVAAAHIIDGRVPHALLLEVFTDAGIGTMVVGHS
- a CDS encoding DUF2854 domain-containing protein, with the translated sequence MNDLFSPGSLVTVAGGALTVVGAVAYTTGSANLSLPTIFYGIPILLGGLALKSSELPPARRITPKEALKQEREQAPPELGKLLSDVTRWRYGQKAHLESSLEALKLWDEDNPPQLLEVEELTETGGYGLRLRFELNAVAHERWHDKQDRLGRFFAKGLQAKLVPLDEEHLDLLLIPAVNG